In Nostoc sphaeroides, the genomic window AATCCTGATGCGATCGCAGAACCAGAGCCAGGTACGCTGCAAGTAGGCGGGTATGGATGGTTTCTGCTGCGGCGTTTGGCTGACCGTGTTGTGTACGAACGTGGTGCAGATGATAGAAATTGCCTCCTCATCGTCAAATACTCTCAAGAAGCACAAAAGTAAAAATCAAGTAGTCAAAGGTAAAGGAAGGTAAAAATACTTCTGATGCCAATTTTGGGTTTTGAGCCAAGGCGTAGCTTAGGGAAGCAATAGCACTATATGTAGCTTGATTATAATTAGGAGTACGACAAACAAAACTTCTCCTATGTCCGCCGCGCAAGGGGCGGACATTTTGCCCAAAGTTGAGCTACTCACTTTTAAACAGAAGCAGGAGCGCAAGCAGTATATGCTCAAATTGCTCAAACATCTAGTTATTTGATTGACAAAAGTATACTCTTTTTTCAATATTATTTGGATTGGAGTAATATATTTTTTACGTTAAATTACTTATTTATTATGATTTTTTTGTAAAGCCTCAAAAAATCTTCTTGTATAAAAAGAATTAATGAATACAGTAAAGATAACATTCGAGTTACACTAGCTCCCTTGTTAAGATTTGTCAGCAGTGTTGAGAGTCTTATTTTTGTTCTCCAACAAGTGCCATTTTGTGGTTAAAGAGATAGAAGAAATAGGGGACAAAATATGATTAAGACAGCCCTAATTACAGGAATAACTGGTCAAGATGGCTACTATCTCAGCCATTTGCTTCTCAACCGTGGTTACCGAGTTGTAGGATTAGTACCCCCGCATCGACAACCTAATTTGACCAAACTAGGAACACTGGCAAATCAGGTAGAAATTTTTACGGTTGACTTAAGGGATAATGCGGCGCTGTTGACCGCAGTTGAGCAGCTGCGTCCCCAAGAAATTTACAATTTAGCGGCTCCCAGTTTTGTACCCGACTCTTGGAACGACCCATTGGGAACCCTGGATTTGATAACTGGTACGGCTACCAGGCTTTTGGAAGCAGTACGAAAAGTTGGTTTGTCTACCAGATTTTATCAAGCCAGCAGTTCAGAAATGTTTGGCGATGTATTTATTTCGCCTCAAGATGAAGAAACGCCTTTTCGCCCCAAAAATCCCTATGCGGCGGCCAAGATGCACGCCCATTGGACTATGGTGCATCACAGACAGCGCTATGGGCTATTTGCCTGTAGTGGAATTTTATATAACCATGAGTCTCCTCTCCGTCCACCTCAGTTTGTTACACGCAAAGTTTCTTTGGCAGCTGCATCGATCAAATTGGGTTTAACTGACACCTTAGAAATGGGCAACCTAGATGCCAAACGCGATTGGGGCTTTGCGGGAGATTATGTAGAAGCAATGTGGCGAATGTTGCAAGTTGATGAACCAGAAGAATATGTGATAGGCACTGGTAAACTGCACAGTGTTAGAGATTTAGTTGCCACAGCCTTTGAGTCTGTAGGATTGGATTGGACGCACCATATAGTTTTAAAT contains:
- a CDS encoding GDP-mannose 4,6-dehydratase; amino-acid sequence: MIKTALITGITGQDGYYLSHLLLNRGYRVVGLVPPHRQPNLTKLGTLANQVEIFTVDLRDNAALLTAVEQLRPQEIYNLAAPSFVPDSWNDPLGTLDLITGTATRLLEAVRKVGLSTRFYQASSSEMFGDVFISPQDEETPFRPKNPYAAAKMHAHWTMVHHRQRYGLFACSGILYNHESPLRPPQFVTRKVSLAAASIKLGLTDTLEMGNLDAKRDWGFAGDYVEAMWRMLQVDEPEEYVIGTGKLHSVRDLVATAFESVGLDWTHHIVLNTSLLRQDEHFQLVANPSKAKINLSWEPQVSFEELLEKMVKADLERLQSGAIAPLPRV